Genomic window (Streptomyces liliiviolaceus):
AGAGCGCGCCCCCTGCCTTTAGGGGCGCGAGGAACTGCGCGGCCAGCCGTCGTCGGTCCGCAGGCGGAAACCCCCGGTCACGGGAGAAGCCGGCGTTCCTTCGCCACAGCCACCGCACCCGCCCGCGTATCGACGCCGAGCTTGTCGTAGATGCGCCCCAGGTGCGTCTTCACCGTCGCCTCGCTGATGAACAGCGCACGCGCGATGTCCCGGTTGCCGAGCCCCTGGGCGAGCTGCCCGAGGATGTCCCGCTCGCGATTCGTCAGCACGGCCCGCGGCGCCCGCAGGTTCGCCATGACCCGGCTGGCCACGGGCGGCGACAGCGCCGTACGCCCCTGCGCCGCCGCCCGGATCGCCGCGAACAACTCCTCCGGCCGCTCGGCCTTCAGCAGATACCCGGTCGCTCCGGCCTCGATCGCCCGGGTGATGTCCGCGTCGGTGTCGTACGTGGTCAGGACCAGGACGTGCGGGGCGGCGGGCCCG
Coding sequences:
- a CDS encoding response regulator; amino-acid sequence: MTDLPVRLLVCDDHAVVRAGLLALLDSEPDIEVVGQAGTGEEALALAARLVPDVVLMDLQLGEGMDGVETTRRLTGGPAAPHVLVLTTYDTDADITRAIEAGATGYLLKAERPEELFAAIRAAAQGRTALSPPVASRVMANLRAPRAVLTNRERDILGQLAQGLGNRDIARALFISEATVKTHLGRIYDKLGVDTRAGAVAVAKERRLLP